One region of Arachis ipaensis cultivar K30076 unplaced genomic scaffold, Araip1.1 Aipa1375, whole genome shotgun sequence genomic DNA includes:
- the LOC107624651 gene encoding uncharacterized protein LOC107624651 isoform X4, whose product MDQSPLVPAEVPDFIGGGGSSSNTRNVSMVNGYIVYTRANRGNRNLCNEISNTNESTKFRIREDVEPNAKLPMKENNGKKILAGKENECSEPKLKLSVSMVRPFKRFTRRSAALEGKVVSNDDGGEVSGISRNKLEMKMSKKIVVNKTPMTVKELFHTGLLDGVSVVYMGGIKKASGLRGVIRNLGILCSCSLCNERRIIPPSKFEVHACGQYRRAAEYICLENGKSLLDLLRTCRGVPLYDLEATVQNFLGSPHEEKHFTCKRCKGCFPFSCAGRVGPICCYCVESRKSEDSSDNAVSKRVRSPRPMSVSNPSNAPELSIASENKRKRKKRTKSSKWANKSKSSKSASIPILPKMTTSWKMRKKKLSGNSKILEVTSNAKYLSPQNKSKWKITKKDQRLHKLVFEENGLPDGTEVGYYARGKRLLEGFKMGSGIVCRCCDSEVSPSQFEAHAGCASRKKPYAYIYTSNGVSLHELAISLSKDRKYLATDDDLCIVCWDGGNLLLCDGCPRAFHKECASLSSIPRGDWYCEFCQNMFQREKFVAYNSNAVAAGRVEGVDPIQEITNRCIRIVKDVEADLGACALCRGVDFSRSGFGPRTIILCDQCEKEYHVGCLREHKMAYLKELPVGKWLCCNDCTRIHSTLENLLAMGAERLPESLLGIIKKKQEEKGLEPLNDIDIRWKLLNGKIASRETRPLLLEAVSIFHFLFSLHPK is encoded by the exons ATGGATCAGTCTCCGCTCGTTCCAGCTGAGGTGCCGGATTTCATTGGCGGCGGCGGCAGCAGCAGCAACACGAGGAACGTTTCCATGGTGAACGGTTACATTGTTTACACCAGAGCTAATAGGGGAAACCGGAATTTATGTAACGAAATTTCCAATACCAATGAATCTACGAAGTTCAGGATTCGCGAAGACGTAGAACCGAATGCCAAGCTTCCAATGAAAGAAAATAACGGAAAAAAAATTTTGGCGGGAAAGGAGAACGAGTGTTCCGAACCGAAACTCAAGCTCAGCGTTTCAATGGTTAGGCCATTTAAGCGGTTTACACGACGGTCGGCGGCACTGGAAGGGAAAGTCGTTTCGAATGATGATGGTGGAGAGGTGAGCGGGATATCGAGGAACAAGTTGGAAATGAAGATGTCGAAGAAGATTGTGGTCAACAAGACGCCCATGACGGTGAAGGAGCTCTTCCACACTGGTCTTCTTGATGGGGTCTCGGTGGTTTACATGGGCGGTATTAAGAAG GCTTCAGGATTACGGGGTGTTATCAGAAATCTAGGAATATTGTGCTCATGCTCTCTGTGCAATGAACGCAGG ATTATTCCGCCTTCCAAATTCGAGGTCCATGCTTGTGGACAATACAGGAGAGCAGCAGAGTATATCTGCCTTGAAAATGGGAAGAGCTTGCTTGATCTATTGAGAACGTGCAGGGGAGTTCCTCTGTATGATTTGGAGGCGACAGTTCAAAACTTTCTTGGTTCTCCGCATGAAGAAAAACATTTTACTTGTAAAAGATGCAAAG GGTGTTTCCCTTTCTCATGTGCGGGAAGAGTGGGGCCCATATGCTGTTATTGTGTTGAATCGAGGAAATCTGAAGACAGTTCTGATAACGCTGTTAGCAAGAGAgtcag GTCCCCCAGACCAATGTCTGTCTCCAATCCATCCAATGCTCCTGAGCTGTCTATTGcttcagaaaataaaagaaaaaggaagaaaagaacaAA GTCATCAAAATGGGCTAACAAGTCGAAGTCTTCCAAGAGTGCTTCTATTCCTATTCTACCAAAGATGACGACTTCATGGAAAATGAGAAAGAA GAAGCTGTCAGGAAACTCAAAGATTCTGGAAGTTACTTCAAATGCAAAGTATTTATCCCCACAAAATAAGAGCAAATGGAAAATAACTAAGAA GGATCAGCGGTTGCATAAGTTAGTTTTTGAAGAGAATGGATTACCTGATGGAACTGAAGTTGGTTATTATGCCCGTGGGAAG AGATTGCTTGAAGGCTTTAAAATGGGCTCTGGAATTGTTTGCAGATGCTGCGACTCTGAG GTCAGCCCTTCACAGTTTGAGGCCCATGCAGGTTGCGCTTCTCGCAAGAAACC TTATGCTTACATTTATACATCAAATGGTGTATCTCTCCATGAGTTAGCAATATCTCTCTCCAAAGATCGAAAATATTTGGCAACAGACGATGATCTATGCATTGTTTGTTGGGATGGTGGAAATTTGTTGCTTTGTGATGGATGCCCAAGAGCATTTCATAAAG AATGTGCATCTCTATCAAGTATTCCACGCGGTGACTGGTACTGTGAATTTTGCCAAAACATGTTTCAGAGAGAGAAGTTTGTGGCGTACAATTCCAATGCTGTTGCAGCTGGAAGGGTTGAAGGAGTTGATCCTATCCAAGAGATAACAAACAGATGCATACGCATAGTCAAAGATGTTGAAGCTGACCTTGGTGCATGTGCTTTATGCAG AGGTGTTGACTTCAGCAGATCCGGCTTTGGCCCACGCACCATAATACTATGTGACCAG TGTGAAAAGGAATATCATGTTGGCTGTTTGAGGGAACATAAGATGGCATATTTGAAG GAATTGCCAGTGGGGAAGTGGCTTTGTTGTAATGATTGTACAAGAATACATTCTACTTTGGAGAACCTTCTGGCCATGGGTGCTGAGAGACTCCCTGAATCTCTACTGGGCAttataaagaaaaagcaagagGAGAAAGGACTGGAACCCCTCAATGATATTGACATAAGATGGAAGCTTCTTAATGGCAAAATTGCTTCTCGTGAAACCAGGCCATTGCTTTTGGAGGCTGTTTCAATCTTCCAC